From Desulfuromonas soudanensis, the proteins below share one genomic window:
- a CDS encoding YraN family protein: protein MTEERLSLGRWGEEEAVRYLRRQGMKILERNLRTPVGEIDIIARHGKILVFVEVKTRKSDAFGTPQEAVGPFKQRQILRTAQWYLGDGRGKGLQPRFDVIAVRPAPEGARVEHIPDAFGL, encoded by the coding sequence ATGACCGAGGAGCGTCTTTCCCTCGGCCGCTGGGGGGAAGAGGAGGCGGTGCGCTACCTCCGGCGCCAGGGGATGAAGATCCTCGAGCGCAACCTGCGCACCCCGGTGGGGGAGATCGACATCATTGCTCGCCACGGAAAAATCCTCGTTTTCGTCGAAGTCAAGACACGCAAAAGCGACGCCTTCGGAACCCCCCAGGAGGCCGTCGGACCCTTCAAGCAGCGCCAGATTCTTCGCACCGCCCAGTGGTACCTCGGCGACGGCCGCGGGAAGGGGCTGCAGCCGCGCTTCGATGTCATCGCCGTGCGCCCCGCTCCGGAGGGAGCGCGGGTGGAGCATATTCCCGACGCCTTCGGCCTCTGA
- a CDS encoding ribonuclease HII, translated as MTMELFAIPELSTLHFEERAASRGHSRIAGVDEAGRGPLAGPVVAAAVILPERFDLPGLDDSKKLSPLARNRLFPLIRSQALAVGVGIVSASEIDRVNILQATLMAMALAVERLRLPADYLLVDGIFAVPLPLPQLSLKRGDSRSLSISAASVIAKVVRDRMMAGYERIYPGYGFARHKGYGSAAHMEAIARLGPSPLHRKTFGGVREHLREP; from the coding sequence ATGACCATGGAATTGTTCGCCATTCCCGAGCTCTCGACCCTGCACTTCGAAGAGCGGGCGGCGTCCCGTGGCCATTCCCGCATCGCCGGGGTCGATGAGGCGGGGCGGGGACCGCTGGCCGGTCCGGTGGTGGCGGCGGCCGTCATCCTCCCCGAGCGCTTCGATCTCCCCGGTCTCGACGATTCGAAAAAACTCTCCCCCCTCGCCCGAAACCGCCTCTTTCCCCTGATCCGCTCCCAGGCTCTGGCCGTCGGGGTCGGGATCGTCTCCGCATCGGAGATCGACCGCGTCAACATCCTGCAGGCGACACTCATGGCGATGGCCCTGGCCGTCGAGCGTCTCCGCCTTCCGGCGGACTACCTGCTGGTCGACGGCATCTTTGCCGTCCCCCTCCCTCTGCCGCAGCTCTCCCTCAAACGGGGGGACTCCCGATCCCTCTCCATTTCCGCCGCCTCGGTGATCGCCAAGGTGGTTCGCGACCGGATGATGGCCGGCTACGAGCGCATCTATCCCGGTTACGGATTTGCCCGGCACAAGGGGTACGGCAGCGCCGCCCACATGGAGGCCATCGCCCGCCTCGGTCCCTCTCCATTGCACCGAAAAACCTTCGGTGGAGTCCGCGAACACCTGAGGGAGCCATGA
- the rplS gene encoding 50S ribosomal protein L19, protein MNIIDVLAMEHIRKNIPVFKAGDTLRVHVKISEGDKQRIQVYQGVCIKRLNRGIGSTFTVRKISNGFGVERIFSLHSPAVDKIEVVTVGQVRRAKLYYLRNLQGKAARIREKRRA, encoded by the coding sequence ATGAACATCATCGACGTTTTGGCCATGGAACACATCAGGAAAAATATCCCGGTCTTCAAGGCCGGCGACACCCTTCGCGTGCACGTCAAGATCTCCGAAGGGGACAAACAGCGCATCCAGGTTTATCAGGGCGTGTGCATCAAGCGCTTGAACCGGGGGATCGGCTCCACCTTCACCGTGCGGAAGATTTCCAACGGCTTCGGCGTTGAGCGTATCTTCTCCCTGCACTCCCCGGCCGTCGACAAGATCGAAGTCGTGACCGTCGGCCAGGTGCGCCGCGCCAAGCTCTACTACCTGCGCAACCTGCAGGGGAAAGCCGCCCGCATCCGCGAGAAACGCCGCGCCTGA
- a CDS encoding RNA methyltransferase: MIGRRPLAVALVHHPIVDRRGDLVTTAVTNLDIHDIARTARTYGVARYYVVTPVAEQLLLVDRILQHWRSGFGASANADRSEALSLVRSVATVEDAIEDWGAELKEEVQPVLTGASRRDGISFSACRDLLSGRPLLLVLGTGSGLAPQLFSRGWPVLEPIAGGSDYNHLPVRAAAAIILDRLLGNRE; encoded by the coding sequence ATGATCGGCAGACGGCCTCTGGCTGTAGCTCTGGTGCATCACCCAATCGTCGATCGCCGCGGGGATCTCGTCACCACGGCGGTGACCAATCTCGACATTCACGATATCGCCCGTACCGCCCGCACCTACGGAGTCGCCCGCTACTATGTGGTGACGCCGGTGGCGGAGCAGCTCCTGCTGGTCGATCGCATTCTCCAGCACTGGCGCAGCGGTTTCGGTGCCTCGGCCAACGCCGACCGCAGCGAGGCTCTGAGCCTGGTGCGGAGCGTCGCCACGGTCGAGGACGCCATCGAGGACTGGGGCGCCGAACTCAAGGAAGAGGTGCAGCCGGTGCTCACGGGCGCCAGCCGCCGCGACGGCATCTCCTTTTCCGCCTGCCGGGACCTGTTGTCTGGACGCCCTCTCCTCCTGGTGCTCGGCACCGGGTCGGGGCTGGCCCCGCAACTCTTTTCCCGGGGGTGGCCGGTTCTGGAGCCGATCGCCGGAGGGAGCGACTACAATCATCTGCCGGTACGGGCCGCCGCGGCGATCATCCTCGATCGTCTCCTCGGCAACCGGGAGTAA
- the trmD gene encoding tRNA (guanosine(37)-N1)-methyltransferase TrmD has translation MKFDVLTLFPAMIESPFADSILGKAVERGVIEIRGHNLRDWAEGRHQVTDDTPCGGGDGMVMKVEPVARALADLRQRTPGTRVLLMTPQGKRFTQKDASALSREAGLVFVCGRYEGFDERIRTLVDDEYSLGDFILTGGELAAMVMIDAVARLLDGVLGCAGSALGDSFSDGLLEYPQYTRPVEFAGMHVPDVLLSGNHGEIARWRRRQQLKRTLERRPELLESAPLSAADRKMLEELRKAAPDA, from the coding sequence ATGAAGTTTGATGTCCTGACCCTTTTTCCCGCCATGATCGAGTCCCCCTTTGCCGACAGTATTCTCGGCAAGGCCGTCGAACGGGGGGTGATCGAGATCAGGGGGCACAACCTGCGGGACTGGGCCGAAGGACGCCACCAGGTGACCGACGACACCCCCTGCGGCGGCGGCGACGGCATGGTCATGAAGGTCGAACCGGTGGCGCGGGCTCTGGCCGATCTGCGGCAGCGCACTCCCGGGACCCGGGTTCTGCTCATGACGCCGCAGGGAAAACGCTTTACCCAGAAGGATGCGAGCGCCCTGAGCCGCGAGGCCGGCCTCGTCTTCGTCTGCGGGCGCTACGAGGGGTTTGACGAGAGGATCCGCACCCTGGTCGACGACGAATACTCCCTGGGGGATTTCATCCTCACCGGGGGGGAACTGGCCGCCATGGTGATGATCGATGCGGTGGCGAGGCTCCTCGACGGCGTCCTCGGCTGCGCCGGAAGCGCCCTCGGCGATTCCTTCTCCGACGGCCTCCTCGAATATCCCCAGTACACGCGGCCGGTGGAGTTTGCCGGCATGCACGTCCCCGATGTTCTCCTCTCGGGGAACCACGGCGAGATCGCCCGCTGGCGCCGCCGGCAGCAGTTGAAGCGGACCCTCGAGCGTCGCCCCGAACTCCTCGAGTCCGCGCCGCTGAGCGCCGCCGACCGGAAGATGCTCGAAGAGCTGCGAAAAGCGGCGCCTGACGCATGA
- the rimM gene encoding ribosome maturation factor RimM (Essential for efficient processing of 16S rRNA) → MKPEQDQLLVFGVVAGTHGLKGDLKVRPSSGDSDSLLEAPEIFLRRGTEVPVSHKPARVAPHKGNILLRLQGLESIEAVQPLVGCEVLMRYGDLPDLADDEFYWFEIEGLTVVDQSLGEIGILEDMFSTAAHDIYVVRGRFGEILIPAVDEFVLGVDQEERRMTVDLPEGLVPDADEV, encoded by the coding sequence ATGAAACCCGAACAGGATCAGCTGCTGGTTTTCGGAGTGGTGGCCGGGACGCACGGGTTGAAAGGCGATCTTAAGGTTCGTCCGTCCTCCGGCGACTCGGATTCCCTTCTCGAGGCCCCGGAGATTTTTCTCCGCCGCGGGACAGAGGTTCCGGTGAGCCATAAGCCGGCCCGGGTTGCTCCCCACAAGGGGAACATCCTTCTGCGCCTGCAGGGACTGGAGAGCATCGAAGCCGTGCAGCCCCTCGTCGGGTGCGAGGTGCTGATGCGCTACGGCGATCTGCCGGATCTGGCCGATGACGAGTTCTACTGGTTCGAGATCGAGGGTTTGACCGTCGTGGATCAAAGCCTGGGGGAGATCGGCATCCTCGAAGATATGTTCTCCACCGCCGCCCACGATATTTACGTGGTGCGCGGCCGCTTCGGCGAGATCCTGATACCCGCCGTCGATGAATTTGTGCTGGGAGTCGATCAGGAGGAGCGCCGGATGACGGTCGACCTCCCCGAAGGGCTCGTTCCGGACGCCGATGAAGTTTGA
- a CDS encoding KH domain-containing protein, with protein sequence MKELIEFIAKSLVENPEAVVISEEEGEEGSILIKLAAAQEDMGRIIGKQGRTAKAMRTLLNGKATRENKRATLQILE encoded by the coding sequence ATGAAAGAACTCATTGAATTCATCGCCAAGTCGCTGGTGGAAAACCCGGAAGCCGTCGTGATCTCCGAAGAGGAGGGCGAGGAGGGGAGCATCCTGATCAAGCTCGCCGCCGCCCAGGAAGATATGGGGCGGATCATCGGCAAGCAGGGGCGCACCGCCAAGGCCATGCGCACGCTTCTCAATGGCAAGGCCACCCGGGAAAACAAGCGCGCCACTCTCCAGATCCTGGAGTGA
- the rpsP gene encoding 30S ribosomal protein S16, with product MSVKIRLARGGAKKKPFYQVVVADERSPRDGRFIENLGQYDPRQDPPMVTLKEDRALEWLQKGAQPTATVLQLLRQQGLWAKFKQPKVA from the coding sequence ATGTCCGTTAAAATCCGACTCGCCCGCGGCGGCGCCAAGAAAAAACCGTTTTACCAGGTGGTGGTTGCCGATGAGCGCTCCCCGCGCGACGGCCGTTTCATCGAGAATCTCGGCCAGTACGATCCCCGCCAGGATCCCCCCATGGTGACCCTGAAAGAGGATCGCGCTCTCGAGTGGCTGCAGAAGGGTGCACAGCCGACCGCCACCGTCCTTCAGCTGCTGCGTCAGCAGGGGCTGTGGGCCAAGTTCAAGCAGCCCAAAGTCGCCTGA
- the ffh gene encoding signal recognition particle protein — protein MFDSLTEKFDSVFKKLRGHGRLSEENIRDALREVRLVLLEADVNYKVVKDFVASVTARAVGQDVLKSLTPAQQVIKVVRDELGLLMGEGEDNSLDLAARPPVSIMLCGLQGAGKTTTCGKLALKLRKEKRNPLLVPADVYRPAAIEQLKTVGRQIGIPVYDTQPGQDPVAICEAARHFADLNGYDTLILDTAGRLHIDQELMGELSRIKASLDPREILFVADAMTGQDAVTVAKAFDELLNITGVVLTKLDGDARGGAALSIRAVTGKPVKLVGMGEKLDALETFHPDRMAQRILGMGDVLSLIEKAESAIDRDQAADMEQRLRKEGFNLETFRDQLQAVKKMGSMESILKLIPGAGKALKKAGDMQLPDKELKKIEAIINSMTRRERRDHRILNGSRRLRIAAGSGTTVQDVNQLLKRFTEAQKMMKKMQKLGPKGLKSLMGRGGGFPF, from the coding sequence ATGTTTGACAGCCTGACAGAAAAATTCGATTCAGTCTTCAAGAAGCTTCGCGGCCATGGCCGCCTTAGCGAAGAGAATATCAGGGACGCGCTGCGGGAAGTCCGCCTGGTCCTCCTCGAAGCCGACGTCAACTACAAGGTCGTCAAGGATTTTGTCGCTTCGGTGACCGCCCGCGCCGTCGGTCAGGATGTCCTCAAGAGTCTGACTCCGGCCCAGCAGGTGATCAAGGTGGTCCGGGACGAGCTCGGACTCCTCATGGGCGAGGGGGAGGACAACAGCCTCGACCTGGCGGCCCGCCCTCCGGTATCGATCATGCTTTGCGGCCTGCAGGGGGCCGGCAAGACGACGACCTGCGGCAAGCTCGCTCTCAAGCTGCGCAAGGAAAAACGCAATCCGCTCCTCGTCCCCGCCGACGTCTATCGTCCGGCGGCCATCGAGCAGCTCAAAACGGTGGGCCGGCAGATCGGCATCCCCGTCTACGATACCCAGCCCGGACAGGATCCGGTGGCGATCTGCGAGGCGGCCCGGCATTTTGCCGACCTCAACGGTTACGATACGCTGATCCTCGATACCGCCGGGCGCCTGCACATCGATCAGGAGCTGATGGGCGAGCTCTCGCGCATCAAGGCGTCCCTCGACCCCCGCGAGATCCTCTTCGTCGCCGACGCCATGACCGGCCAGGATGCGGTCACCGTCGCCAAGGCCTTTGACGAGCTCCTCAATATTACCGGCGTCGTGCTGACCAAGCTCGACGGCGACGCTCGTGGTGGAGCGGCCCTCTCCATCCGCGCGGTGACCGGCAAGCCGGTGAAGCTTGTCGGCATGGGGGAGAAGCTCGACGCCCTCGAAACCTTTCATCCCGACCGGATGGCCCAGCGCATTCTCGGGATGGGTGATGTCCTTTCCCTGATCGAAAAGGCCGAGTCGGCCATCGACCGGGATCAGGCCGCCGACATGGAGCAGCGTCTCCGCAAGGAGGGGTTCAATCTCGAGACCTTTCGCGACCAGCTTCAGGCGGTCAAGAAGATGGGCTCGATGGAATCGATCCTCAAGCTGATTCCCGGCGCCGGCAAGGCTTTGAAGAAGGCCGGCGACATGCAGCTCCCCGACAAGGAGCTCAAAAAAATCGAGGCGATCATCAACTCCATGACCCGCCGGGAGCGCCGCGATCACCGGATTCTCAACGGGTCGCGGCGGCTGCGCATCGCCGCCGGCAGCGGCACCACGGTGCAGGACGTGAACCAGTTGCTCAAGCGCTTTACCGAGGCGCAGAAGATGATGAAGAAGATGCAGAAACTCGGCCCCAAGGGGCTCAAGAGCCTGATGGGCCGCGGCGGCGGTTTCCCTTTTTAA
- a CDS encoding DUF3343 domain-containing protein: MVRENDLVAIFHSIHRVMKAEKILKTAGLTFLLIPVPRQLTSDCGLAIRYAPADREDIEAILEREGLLPPEIYRRVGREFERL, from the coding sequence ATGGTCCGTGAAAATGATTTGGTCGCTATCTTTCATTCGATCCACCGGGTGATGAAGGCGGAGAAGATATTGAAGACGGCCGGCCTCACTTTTCTGCTCATTCCGGTGCCGCGCCAGCTGACCTCCGACTGCGGACTGGCGATCCGTTATGCGCCGGCGGACCGGGAGGACATCGAGGCAATCCTGGAGCGCGAAGGGCTTCTGCCGCCGGAGATCTATCGCCGGGTCGGGCGGGAGTTCGAGAGGCTCTGA
- a CDS encoding DUF721 domain-containing protein — protein sequence MTTKRSERPRMKSAATAKSLILDLLRKRGFEEKIREYRAWELWDDTVGPQISARTKPVRIRDGILEVRVDHPVWMQQLQLLKPKILTRLNERLDGAVIKDLFLRCGAVEAKTEVPREPPGPPSWQSLVLSESEEEAIGKMVSPLDDPETRERLKRLLRRQKQLEKSRLQKD from the coding sequence ATGACGACCAAACGCAGCGAGCGCCCGCGCATGAAGAGCGCCGCCACCGCCAAATCGCTCATCCTCGACCTCTTGCGCAAGCGCGGCTTCGAGGAGAAGATCCGCGAATACCGCGCCTGGGAGCTCTGGGACGATACGGTCGGCCCGCAGATTTCCGCCCGCACCAAGCCGGTGCGGATCCGCGACGGCATCCTCGAGGTGCGCGTCGACCATCCGGTGTGGATGCAGCAGCTGCAGCTCCTCAAGCCGAAGATCCTCACCCGCCTCAACGAGCGTCTCGACGGGGCCGTCATCAAGGACCTCTTTCTGCGCTGCGGTGCCGTCGAAGCCAAAACGGAGGTTCCCAGGGAACCGCCCGGCCCGCCGAGCTGGCAATCCCTCGTCCTGAGCGAAAGCGAAGAGGAGGCGATCGGAAAGATGGTCTCCCCCCTCGACGACCCGGAGACCCGCGAGCGCCTCAAGAGGCTCCTCCGGCGCCAGAAACAGCTGGAAAAATCCCGCCTGCAGAAGGACTGA
- a CDS encoding tRNA1(Val) (adenine(37)-N6)-methyltransferase, whose translation MPTLLPDEEIHLLRPAGLKIIQARSGYRFSLDPVLLCAFAALDGTERLADLGTGSGVMPLILAGRGHGGAIVGVELQPQLADRARRSVALNGLQDRIAIIEGDLRALPASLAPGTFDGVLCNPPYRKPGTGKVAPGSERGAARHELAGGIGDFVRAAAILLKPGGRFFVIFLAERLNELLAVMSREGLEPKRLRTVHSRTGEGAKMVLVEGRKGGRGGLAVEAPLFVYDGDRYSEEVLRIYGEG comes from the coding sequence ATGCCGACCCTCCTCCCCGATGAAGAGATTCATCTCCTGCGCCCCGCCGGGCTCAAAATCATCCAGGCGCGCAGCGGCTACCGCTTCTCCCTCGATCCCGTCCTCCTCTGTGCCTTTGCCGCTCTTGACGGAACCGAGCGCCTGGCCGATCTCGGCACCGGCTCCGGGGTCATGCCGCTGATTCTCGCCGGACGGGGGCACGGGGGGGCGATTGTCGGTGTCGAGCTGCAGCCGCAGCTCGCCGACCGGGCGCGGCGTAGCGTCGCGCTCAACGGACTGCAGGATCGCATAGCCATTATCGAGGGGGACCTTCGGGCCCTGCCGGCGTCGCTTGCCCCCGGCACCTTCGACGGGGTGCTCTGCAACCCGCCGTACCGCAAACCGGGGACCGGCAAGGTGGCGCCGGGATCTGAGCGGGGGGCGGCCCGTCATGAACTCGCCGGAGGGATCGGCGACTTCGTGCGGGCGGCGGCGATTCTTCTCAAGCCGGGGGGGAGGTTTTTCGTGATCTTTCTCGCCGAGCGCCTCAATGAGCTCTTGGCGGTCATGAGTCGGGAGGGACTGGAGCCGAAGCGGCTGCGCACCGTTCATTCCCGGACCGGGGAGGGGGCGAAGATGGTTCTGGTGGAGGGGCGCAAGGGGGGGCGCGGCGGCCTGGCCGTGGAGGCGCCGCTCTTTGTCTATGACGGGGATCGCTATTCGGAGGAGGTGCTGCGGATCTACGGGGAGGGGTGA
- a CDS encoding cytochrome c3 family protein, with amino-acid sequence MAVIKDTKHDLSSGNVNGSGSNTDETCVFCHTPHGASASGTAPLWNRTNDTTPTGTYGNPTGTMNAVPLAADVALTDAVLCLSCHDGSIGNTLTNPPNSLGATALAVTATLSAGANLGADMSNDHPIGMSYGDAITGGDTELVAAAGGLPLFSQTLSVAGAKTDVVWCSSCHDVHGKVGVSTFLQVTNAASALCTTCHSK; translated from the coding sequence ATGGCGGTTATCAAGGACACCAAGCATGACCTGTCCAGCGGAAACGTCAATGGCTCCGGTTCGAACACCGATGAAACCTGCGTGTTCTGCCACACCCCGCACGGTGCCTCCGCTTCCGGCACCGCACCCCTGTGGAACCGCACCAACGACACCACTCCCACCGGGACCTACGGCAATCCGACCGGTACCATGAATGCGGTCCCCCTGGCGGCCGATGTGGCTTTGACCGACGCGGTTCTCTGCCTCTCCTGTCATGACGGCTCGATCGGCAACACCCTGACCAATCCGCCCAACAGCCTTGGTGCTACTGCGCTGGCCGTGACCGCCACTCTCAGTGCAGGTGCCAACCTCGGCGCCGACATGTCCAACGACCATCCGATCGGCATGTCCTACGGCGATGCTATTACTGGCGGAGACACCGAATTGGTTGCAGCTGCCGGCGGCCTCCCCCTCTTCAGTCAGACCCTGTCTGTCGCCGGGGCCAAGACCGACGTCGTGTGGTGCTCTTCCTGCCACGACGTGCATGGTAAGGTCGGCGTTTCCACCTTCCTGCAGGTTACCAATGCCGCTTCGGCTCTTTGCACCACCTGCCATTCGAAGTAA
- a CDS encoding 6-bladed beta-propeller, giving the protein MIHLKGRILVVGLFGLLYLTGCATTPELPRFVWPAPPDQPRLEWIGVYYTEGDFAKTGTQKAMVKLLGDNNEVAFKTPFGIASNGAGLVYVSDIHEKNIRIFDFNRKTAELLTKVAVLVTPAGLDVDSQGNLYVADMGLGKILVFAPDRRPLFSFGGDKAIINNPSYIAVREELGRIYVSDSIDNKIVVFDMRGNYLFSFGKRGSGDGEFFVPQGLAFDGRGQLFVADTLNARIQVFDADGHFLYRFGERGDQIAQFENPKDVSFDSEGNLYAVDGRRSNLFVFKPDGTLLLTVGEGRPSASIFGFSAPKSVYVDGNDRIYVAESMGKRFSVWQYMGEKYLSQKPFTKEDKTRLLDYMEKQRPRP; this is encoded by the coding sequence ATGATTCATTTGAAAGGAAGAATCCTGGTTGTTGGTTTATTTGGTCTTTTGTATTTGACCGGGTGTGCCACGACTCCCGAGCTGCCACGGTTTGTTTGGCCGGCCCCCCCGGATCAGCCGCGACTCGAATGGATCGGCGTCTATTATACTGAGGGGGATTTCGCGAAGACCGGTACACAAAAAGCTATGGTCAAGCTTTTGGGGGATAATAACGAGGTCGCATTCAAGACACCTTTTGGCATTGCCAGCAATGGTGCCGGACTTGTCTACGTTTCGGATATTCACGAGAAAAATATAAGAATATTTGATTTCAATCGAAAGACCGCTGAACTGCTGACCAAGGTTGCCGTGTTGGTGACCCCGGCCGGACTCGATGTCGACAGCCAGGGGAATCTCTATGTCGCCGATATGGGTTTGGGCAAGATTCTGGTTTTTGCCCCTGACCGCCGCCCGCTTTTTTCTTTCGGGGGGGATAAGGCGATAATTAACAATCCAAGTTATATTGCAGTACGGGAGGAACTTGGCCGGATTTACGTTTCGGACAGTATCGACAACAAAATCGTCGTCTTCGATATGCGGGGGAACTACCTCTTTTCCTTCGGGAAGCGAGGGAGTGGTGACGGTGAGTTTTTTGTGCCCCAGGGGCTTGCTTTTGATGGTCGCGGACAACTGTTTGTCGCCGATACGTTGAATGCCCGGATTCAGGTGTTTGATGCCGACGGGCATTTTTTGTATCGTTTTGGGGAGCGGGGTGACCAGATTGCCCAGTTTGAAAATCCAAAGGATGTCTCCTTTGATAGTGAGGGTAACCTCTATGCCGTTGACGGTCGTCGCTCCAACCTTTTCGTATTCAAGCCAGACGGTACCCTGCTGCTGACCGTGGGAGAGGGGAGACCCTCCGCGAGCATCTTCGGTTTTTCCGCCCCCAAGTCGGTCTATGTCGATGGGAATGATCGTATTTATGTCGCTGAGTCAATGGGGAAGCGCTTCTCGGTCTGGCAATATATGGGCGAGAAGTACCTCTCCCAAAAGCCATTTACCAAAGAGGATAAAACCAGGCTGCTCGATTACATGGAGAAACAACGACCGCGGCCATAG
- a CDS encoding cytochrome c3 family protein, with amino-acid sequence MKKTVLLTMFLSLGLLLQAGRALSLEIVYPADKTSVTRTDFLIIKGGNTPPLEGMTIELGGAKSDLIDVSSPEYRAAFKDFLILEPTFSPGKNLVKVEGFVAGKKVAGAVAEIFYQADPTTAVPKDFKPFVMHIPAREALCAPCHNMNPDKIEINAETAETNPCAACHRRMLDKSHVHGPAGVYRCGYCHNLDSKPAKYAVPADEAALCNGCHSDKVAAFKANKFVHGPVAAGLCLICHDSHASNNPAQMVAPINDVCLLCHENVGKNGHVTRGVSGDSHPLSGPVDPGRAGREFSCSSCHDPHGGNGPALLQRGITSRFALCQICHKK; translated from the coding sequence ATGAAAAAGACCGTTCTGTTGACCATGTTCCTTTCCTTGGGGCTCCTGCTGCAGGCCGGCCGCGCCCTGTCTCTGGAGATCGTCTACCCGGCGGACAAGACCTCGGTGACGCGCACCGACTTTCTCATCATCAAGGGGGGAAACACGCCCCCCCTCGAAGGGATGACCATCGAGCTCGGCGGGGCAAAAAGCGACCTTATCGACGTCTCGTCTCCCGAGTACCGCGCAGCCTTTAAGGATTTTCTCATTCTCGAGCCGACCTTCTCGCCGGGCAAAAATCTCGTCAAGGTCGAAGGATTCGTCGCCGGCAAGAAGGTCGCCGGCGCCGTGGCCGAGATCTTCTACCAGGCCGATCCGACGACCGCCGTCCCTAAGGATTTCAAGCCCTTCGTTATGCACATCCCGGCCCGCGAGGCTCTCTGCGCCCCCTGCCACAACATGAATCCCGACAAGATCGAGATCAACGCCGAAACCGCCGAGACCAACCCCTGCGCCGCCTGCCACCGGCGGATGCTCGACAAGAGCCATGTTCACGGCCCGGCCGGCGTCTACCGCTGCGGGTACTGCCACAACCTCGACAGCAAACCGGCCAAATATGCCGTTCCCGCCGACGAGGCCGCCCTTTGCAACGGCTGCCACAGTGACAAGGTCGCGGCCTTCAAGGCCAACAAGTTCGTCCACGGACCGGTGGCCGCCGGCCTTTGCCTGATCTGCCACGATTCCCACGCATCCAACAACCCGGCGCAGATGGTGGCGCCGATCAACGACGTCTGTCTTTTGTGTCACGAAAATGTCGGAAAAAATGGGCATGTCACCAGGGGGGTAAGTGGGGATTCACATCCCTTGAGTGGGCCAGTTGACCCTGGTCGTGCTGGCCGGGAATTTAGTTGCAGTAGTTGTCATGACCCTCATGGGGGGAACGGCCCGGCACTTCTCCAGCGGGGGATTACTTCGCGTTTTGCGCTGTGTCAGATCTGTCACAAAAAATAG